In Streptomyces sp. NBC_00483, a single window of DNA contains:
- a CDS encoding carbohydrate ABC transporter permease: protein MTTLTPELKSGANPRKRTGSLVWHVFAIAVLCVVLYPVVWVIGAAFKPGKKIVGSLDLFPADPILDNVKGLADGIAGISISTFFTNSLFYAGMAVVGVVISSSLTAYAFAKIPFRGRKLLFALMIGTLLLPYHVLLIPQYVMFQKLELINTYVPLLAGKFLATEAFFVFLMVQFMRGLPRELDEAARLDGCGHLRIYWSIVLPLCRPALITSAIFTFINAWNDFMGPLIYLNEPSKYTVSLGLMMFRDQQGISDYGGQIAMAMMALIPVIAFFMAFQRYLIDGMATSGLK, encoded by the coding sequence GTGACCACGCTGACACCCGAGTTGAAGAGTGGCGCCAACCCGCGCAAGCGCACAGGATCCCTCGTCTGGCACGTCTTCGCGATCGCCGTGCTCTGCGTCGTCCTCTATCCGGTCGTCTGGGTGATCGGCGCCGCCTTCAAGCCCGGCAAGAAGATCGTCGGCTCGCTCGACCTCTTCCCCGCCGACCCGATCCTCGACAACGTCAAGGGCCTCGCCGACGGCATCGCGGGCATCTCCATCAGCACGTTCTTCACCAACTCGCTGTTCTACGCGGGCATGGCCGTCGTCGGCGTCGTCATCTCCAGCTCGCTCACCGCGTACGCCTTCGCGAAGATTCCCTTCCGCGGGCGGAAGCTGCTCTTCGCGCTGATGATCGGCACACTGCTGCTGCCGTACCACGTGCTGCTCATCCCGCAGTACGTGATGTTCCAGAAGCTGGAGCTCATCAACACGTACGTGCCGCTCCTCGCGGGGAAGTTCCTGGCGACGGAGGCGTTCTTCGTCTTCCTCATGGTGCAGTTCATGCGCGGGCTTCCACGGGAACTGGACGAGGCGGCGCGGCTCGACGGCTGCGGCCATCTGCGGATCTACTGGTCGATCGTGCTGCCGCTGTGCCGGCCCGCCCTGATCACCAGCGCGATCTTCACGTTCATCAACGCCTGGAACGACTTCATGGGCCCGCTGATCTACCTCAACGAGCCCTCCAAATACACCGTCTCGCTCGGCCTGATGATGTTCCGCGACCAGCAGGGGATCTCCGACTACGGCGGTCAGATCGCCATGGCGATGATGGCGCTCATCCCGGTGATCGCCTTCTTCATGGCCTTCCAGCGGTATCTGATCGACGGCATGGCCACGTCGGGGCTCAAGTGA
- a CDS encoding carbohydrate ABC transporter permease: protein MSLVKDATVLAEEVNVVRPVAQKRRGRRDNLAGYLFMSPWLAGFLLLTAGPMIASLYYAFTDYNLFAAPKWIGFDNFTAMFDDPRWQKSVQVTLKYVVIGTPLKLLLALGVALLLNQSRRGQGLYRAAFYAPSLIGASVSVGFVWRALFSDNAVVDKGLGSLGLNLGGWIGDPDMILYSLVALTVWQFGAPMVIFLAGLKQVPRELYEAAAVDGAGPLRRFWNITLPMISPVLFFNVLLESIHSFQIFGSAYVVSNTFCGPADATLVYTCYLYQKGFQQSQMGFASAMAWMLLLAVALVTVVLFWSQKKWVHYEEDVK from the coding sequence ATGTCGCTCGTCAAGGACGCCACAGTCCTGGCCGAAGAGGTGAACGTTGTCCGACCCGTCGCACAAAAGCGGCGGGGACGGCGCGACAACCTCGCCGGCTATCTGTTCATGTCGCCGTGGCTCGCGGGGTTCCTACTGCTCACGGCGGGGCCGATGATCGCCTCGCTCTACTACGCGTTTACGGACTACAACCTGTTCGCGGCGCCGAAGTGGATCGGGTTCGACAACTTCACGGCCATGTTCGACGACCCGCGCTGGCAGAAGTCCGTGCAGGTCACGCTCAAGTACGTGGTCATCGGCACCCCGTTGAAGCTGCTGCTCGCGCTCGGCGTCGCGCTGCTGCTCAACCAGAGCCGCCGCGGCCAGGGGCTGTACCGGGCCGCGTTCTACGCGCCGTCGCTGATCGGCGCCAGCGTCTCGGTCGGCTTCGTCTGGCGGGCGCTGTTCTCCGACAACGCCGTCGTCGACAAGGGGCTCGGCTCCCTCGGCCTGAACCTCGGTGGCTGGATCGGCGACCCGGACATGATCCTCTACTCGCTGGTGGCGCTCACCGTCTGGCAGTTCGGCGCGCCGATGGTCATCTTCCTGGCCGGCCTCAAGCAGGTGCCGCGCGAGCTGTACGAGGCCGCCGCCGTCGACGGGGCGGGACCGCTGCGCCGGTTCTGGAACATCACCCTGCCGATGATCTCTCCGGTGCTCTTCTTCAACGTCCTGCTGGAGTCGATCCACTCGTTCCAGATCTTCGGCTCCGCGTACGTCGTCTCCAACACGTTCTGCGGACCGGCCGACGCCACCCTCGTCTACACCTGCTACCTGTACCAAAAGGGCTTCCAGCAGTCGCAGATGGGCTTCGCGTCCGCCATGGCCTGGATGCTGCTGCTGGCGGTCGCGCTCGTCACCGTCGTCCTGTTCTGGTCCCAGAAGAAGTGGGTGCACTACGAGGAGGACGTCAAGTGA